Proteins co-encoded in one Neovison vison isolate M4711 chromosome 9, ASM_NN_V1, whole genome shotgun sequence genomic window:
- the LOC122916899 gene encoding olfactory receptor 2S2-like, translated as MEKANWSSPVAGFIILGLSDYPKLEKIFFVLILLMYLVILLGNGVLILVTVLDSRLHTPMYFFLANLSFLDICYTTTAVPLILDSFLTPRKTISFSACAVQMFLSFAMGATECVLLGMMAFDRYVAICNPLRYPVVMSKAAYVPMAVSSWAVGGTASVVHTSLIIQLPFCENNVINHLACELLAVLKLSCADISINVISMGVTNVVLLGVPVLFISISYAFIIVTILRIPSAEGRRKAFSTCSAHFTVVVIFYGTLFFMYGKPKSKDPLGNDKEDLSDKLIPLFYGVVTPMLNPIIYSLRNKDVKAAVRNLVPQKCFAQ; from the coding sequence ATGGAAAAAGCCAACTGGTCCTCCCCTGTGGCAGGGTTCATAATCCTGGGGCTCTCAGACTACCCAAAGCTGGAGAAAATATTCTTTGTGCTCATCCTGCTGATGTACCTGGTCATCCTGCTGGGAAACGGGGTCCTCATCCTGGTGACCGTCCTTGACTCCCGCCTGcacacacccatgtacttcttcctggcGAACCTCTCCTTCCTGGACATCTGCTACACAACCACTGCAGTCCCCCTGATTCTTGACAGCTTCCTGACTCCCAGGAAAACCATCTCCTTCTCAGCCTGTGCCGTGCAGATGTTTCTCTCCTTTGCCATGGGTGCCACAGAGTGTGTGCTTCTGGGCATGATGGCATTTGATCGCTACGTGGCCATCTGTAACCCCCTTAGGTATCCCGTGGTCATGAGCAAGGCTGCCTATGTCCCCATGGCTGTCAGCTCCTGGGCTGTTGGTGGTACAGCTTCTGTGGTACACACGTCTTTGATAATTCAGCTGCCTTTCTGTGAGAACAACGTCATCAACCACCTTGCCTGTGAGCTACTGGCTGTCCTAAAGTTGTCCTGTGCTGACATCTCCATCAATGTAATCAGCATGGGGGTGACCAATGTTGTGTTACTGGGAGTCCCAGTTCTGTTCATCTCCATCTCTTATGCGTTCATCATTGTTACCATCCTGAGGATCCCCTCTgctgaggggaggagaaaggccTTCTCCACCTGCTCTGCCCACTTCACTGTGGTGGTCATCTTCTATGGGACCTTATTTTTCATGTATGGGAAGCCCAAGTCTAAGGACCCCCTAGGGAATGACAAGGAGGACCTTTCAGACAAGCTCATCCCCCTTTTCTATGGGGTAGTGACCCCCATGCTCAACCCTATCATCTACAGCCTCAGGAACAAGGATGTGAAGGCTGCTGTGAGGAACCTGGTGCCTCAGAAATGTTTTGCCCAGTAG